The following proteins come from a genomic window of Pseudochaenichthys georgianus chromosome 19, fPseGeo1.2, whole genome shotgun sequence:
- the LOC117465143 gene encoding lactose-binding lectin l-2-like: MLLFLFLLGLALGAASPSDDPQVKLQRGNCPMFWFAFNDRCYKYTAAHLTWAEAEFHCVSDGANLVSIHSQAEDDFVTSLIKNFDPSEGLTWIGLSDVHQEGRWMWSDGSAAKVFFWQSGEPNNNNGKENCGHTNHNPKWNDTYCWAYSPSVCASRITCP, encoded by the coding sequence ATGCTGTTGTTCCTCTTCCTGTTGGGTCTGGCTCTGGGTGCTGCGTCTCCTTCAGATGACCCTCAAGTGAAGCTTCAGCGTGGCAACTGTCCTATGTTCTGGTTCGCCTTCAACGACCGCTGCTACAAGTACACCGCCGCACAtttgacctgggctgaagcagAGTTCCACTGTGTGTCAGACGGAGCCAACCTGGTGTCTATCCACAGTCAGGCCGAAGATGATTTTGTCACATCACTGATCAAGAACTTTGACCCTAGTGAGGGATTGACCTGGATCGGACTCAGTGACGTCCACCAAGAAGGAAGATGGATGTGGTCTGATGGGTCTGCAGCCAAGGTATTCTTTTGGCAATCAGGAGAGCCGAACAATAACAATGGAAAAGAAAACTGTGGCCACACCAACCACAATCCTAAATGGAACGATACATATTGTTGGGCTTATTCTCCCTCAGTTTGTGCATCTCGCATAACTTGTCCTTAG